A region of Maniola jurtina chromosome 18, ilManJurt1.1, whole genome shotgun sequence DNA encodes the following proteins:
- the LOC123874508 gene encoding sorbitol dehydrogenase-like, whose translation MAQDNLSAVLYKTKDLRLEQTPIPEIADDEVLLRMDCVGICGSDVHYWQSGACGPFVVKEPMIMGHEASGVVAKLGAKVKSLKVGDRVAIEPGVPCRCCEFCKTGRYHLCPDIMFCATPPAHGNLARYYKHAADFCYKLPDHVSMEEGALLEPLTVGIHACRRGGVAAGDVVLVLGAGPIGLVTMLAAKAMGASKILITDILQARLDVAKELGADYTLLVTRDSQEAELVRKVHEILGGHPDISIDASGAQSTVRLSLLATKSGGVAVLVGMGSPEMTVPLAGTVTREVDIRGIFRYANEYPIALSLVASNKINLKPLVTHHFSLEESLEAYEVARRGLGIKVMIHVQDRDRNNPVKFTNC comes from the exons AGGTACTCCTACGCATGGACTGTGTGGGCATATGCGGCTCGGACGTGCACTACTGGCAGAGCGGCGCTTGCGGACCCTTCGTGGTCAAGGAGCCCATGATCATGGGCCACGAGGCCTCGGGCGTCGTCGCCAAG TTGGGCGCCAAGGTGAAGAGCCTCAAGGTGGGTGACCGCGTGGCGATCGAGCCGGGCGTGCCGTGCCGCTGCTGCGAGTTCTGCAAGACGGGCCGCTACCACCTGTGCCCCGACATTATGTTCTGCGCCACGCCGCCCGCGCACGGCAACCTCGCCCGATACTACAAACACGCTGCCGACTTCTGCTACAA ATTACCAGACCATGTGTCAATGGAGGAGGGAGCTTTATTAGAGCCTCTGACGGTGGGCATACACGCATGTCGACGCGGCGGGGTGGCTGCCGGCGACGTGGTGTTGGTGCTGGGCGCTGGCCCCATTGGTCTGGTCACAATGTTGGCCGCCAAGGCCATGGGCGCCAGCAAGATTCTTATCACGG ATATTCTCCAGGCTCGCCTGGATGTCGCCAAGGAGCTGGGTGCGGACTACACGCTGCTGGTGACGCGGGACTCTCAGGAAGCTGAGCTGGTCCGCAAGGTGCATGAGATCCTCGGAGGTCACCCGGACATTTCCATTGACGCTAGCGGCGCACAGTCCACTGTCCGGTTGTCTTTATTG GCAACCAAGTCGGGAGGAGTGGCGGTGCTGGTCGGCATGGGCAGCCCTGAGATGACGGTGCCGCTGGCGGGCACCGTGACGCGCGAGGTGGACATCCGCGGCATCTTCCGATACGCTAACGA GTACCCAATAGCTCTGTCGCTGGTAGCGAGCAACAAGATCAATCTAAAGCCGCTAGTCACGCACCACTTCAGCCTGGAGGAGTCGCTAGAGGCCTACGAGGTGGCGCGCCGCGGACTCGGCATTAAGGTCATGATACACGTGCAGGACCGCGACCGGAACAACCCCGTCAAGTTTACTAACTGTTGA
- the LOC123874678 gene encoding sorbitol dehydrogenase-like isoform X2, producing the protein MYSAGRCGADRLTEPIVLGHEGAGFVIKVGSKVSSLAAGDRVAIEPTQPCRACEFCRQGRYNLCPEPRYCSTVGAPGSLCHYYKHVADFCHKIPDNLSMEEGAAVQPLAITIHACGRAGIKVGTTLLVLGAGPIGVLCAMTARAMGATKILITDVVESRLETAKKLGADFTLLIRKEYSDQQVVDKIREMLGTSPNVTMDACGFASAQRVAMMVTRSGGTVVVVGIGADTVEVPLTGALLREVDVRGAFRLLNSYPQALAAVSSGAIDLKSFITHRFPLEKAREAMEYAKTGEPMKIIIHM; encoded by the exons ATGTATTCCGCGGGCCGGTGCGGGGCGGACAGGCTCACCGAACCTATCGTACTTGGACACGAAGGCGCAGGCTTTGTTATTAAG GTGGGAAGTAAAGTGTCAAGTCTCGCGGCCGGCGACCGGGTGGCCATAGAGCCGACGCAGCCGTGCCGCGCGTGCGAGTTCTGCCGCCAGGGCCGCTACAACCTGTGCCCCGAGCCGCGCTACTGCTCCACCGTGGGCGCGCCGGGCAGCCTCTGCCACTACTACAAGCACGTCGCCGACTTTTGCCACAA GATCCCCGATAACCTGAGCATGGAAGAAGGGGCGGCGGTTCAGCCGTTGGCCATCACCATCCACGCGTGCGGCCGCGCGGGCATCAAGGTCGGGACCACTCTTCTGGTGCTGGGCGCGGGACCCATCGGTGTACTGTGTGCCATGACAGCGCGGGCCATGGGCGCTACGAAGATTCTGATCACAG ATGTAGTAGAATCGCGTCTCGAAACAGCCAAGAAGTTGGGCGCAGATTTCACGCTGCTGATCAGGAAGGAGTACAGCGACCAGCAGGTCGTGGACAAGATCAGGGAGATGTTGGGCACCTCGCCTAATGTCACCATGGACGCGTGTGGTTTTGCGTCTGCGCAGAGGGTCGCTATGATG GTGACGCGCTCGGGCGGCACGGTGGTGGTGGTGGGCATCGGCGCAGACACCGTGGAGGTGCCGCTGACTGGCGCGCTGTTGCGGGAAGTGGACGTGAGAGGCGCGTTCAGACTGCTTAACTC GTATCCCCAAGCGCTGGCGGCAGTTTCAAGCGGGGCCATAGATCTGAAGTCGTTCATAACACACCGCTTCCCGCTGGAGAAGGCCAGAGAGGCCATGGAGTACGCCAAAACCGGCGAGCCCATGAAGATTATCATACACATGTAA
- the LOC123874678 gene encoding sorbitol dehydrogenase-like isoform X1 codes for MAENIAAVLHGPCDLRIEKWPMPEINDYEVLIKIDCCGICGSDLKMYSAGRCGADRLTEPIVLGHEGAGFVIKVGSKVSSLAAGDRVAIEPTQPCRACEFCRQGRYNLCPEPRYCSTVGAPGSLCHYYKHVADFCHKIPDNLSMEEGAAVQPLAITIHACGRAGIKVGTTLLVLGAGPIGVLCAMTARAMGATKILITDVVESRLETAKKLGADFTLLIRKEYSDQQVVDKIREMLGTSPNVTMDACGFASAQRVAMMVTRSGGTVVVVGIGADTVEVPLTGALLREVDVRGAFRLLNSYPQALAAVSSGAIDLKSFITHRFPLEKAREAMEYAKTGEPMKIIIHM; via the exons ATGGCTGAAAATATCGCTGCAGTATTACACGGACCTTGTGACTTGAGAatc GAAAAATGGCCCATGCCCGAGATAAACGATTATG AGGTACTGATAAAGATCGACTGCTGCGGAATCTGCGGTTCGGATCTGAAGATGTATTCCGCGGGCCGGTGCGGGGCGGACAGGCTCACCGAACCTATCGTACTTGGACACGAAGGCGCAGGCTTTGTTATTAAG GTGGGAAGTAAAGTGTCAAGTCTCGCGGCCGGCGACCGGGTGGCCATAGAGCCGACGCAGCCGTGCCGCGCGTGCGAGTTCTGCCGCCAGGGCCGCTACAACCTGTGCCCCGAGCCGCGCTACTGCTCCACCGTGGGCGCGCCGGGCAGCCTCTGCCACTACTACAAGCACGTCGCCGACTTTTGCCACAA GATCCCCGATAACCTGAGCATGGAAGAAGGGGCGGCGGTTCAGCCGTTGGCCATCACCATCCACGCGTGCGGCCGCGCGGGCATCAAGGTCGGGACCACTCTTCTGGTGCTGGGCGCGGGACCCATCGGTGTACTGTGTGCCATGACAGCGCGGGCCATGGGCGCTACGAAGATTCTGATCACAG ATGTAGTAGAATCGCGTCTCGAAACAGCCAAGAAGTTGGGCGCAGATTTCACGCTGCTGATCAGGAAGGAGTACAGCGACCAGCAGGTCGTGGACAAGATCAGGGAGATGTTGGGCACCTCGCCTAATGTCACCATGGACGCGTGTGGTTTTGCGTCTGCGCAGAGGGTCGCTATGATG GTGACGCGCTCGGGCGGCACGGTGGTGGTGGTGGGCATCGGCGCAGACACCGTGGAGGTGCCGCTGACTGGCGCGCTGTTGCGGGAAGTGGACGTGAGAGGCGCGTTCAGACTGCTTAACTC GTATCCCCAAGCGCTGGCGGCAGTTTCAAGCGGGGCCATAGATCTGAAGTCGTTCATAACACACCGCTTCCCGCTGGAGAAGGCCAGAGAGGCCATGGAGTACGCCAAAACCGGCGAGCCCATGAAGATTATCATACACATGTAA